The segment AGCTGCTGCCCGGGTTCGTGATCGTACCGCCCATCGGCTGAGTCTCATAACCGAGAGCCGAGATATCGGAACGGACATATTCCGGCATGCTGTCGCCGGCAGCCAGCTCGAACTGCATGAATTTCACTTCATTGTAGCCGCGCTCAAAGGTGGTGATGGCCGACTGGACGGCCTGCGGATATTTTTTGCCGAGCGACTTCTCAATGACGCCCTTCATAATATCTGTATCCAGGAACGGGCAGAGCCGGAACAGCGCTCCGAGCATGGCCATGTTAACACGGTTCTTCTCCTTGAGTGCGATGCTGGTAGCATCGATTACCGCAATCGTGCCGGCCTTCATCTTCAGCAGCTCTCTGAGTTCTTCCGGCGTCTTGGCCGAGTTCACAAGAACGGTGCTGTGTTCATGAATTCCGCTGGTTACATTAACGGTCTTGGCAAGTGCTTCGTGAAATACGCCGACAACATGCGGACGCTCGACTGGTGAAGTATCGCGGATATGGGTATCCATATCACAGAAGCGGATGTGAGCCTTAACCGCAGACCCCTTCTTCTCCGAACCGTACGATGAGAAGCTGACGCCGTTCAGCCCTGCGCCGACCACTCCTGCTTCCGCCAGCATTTTACCTGCCAGGTTCGCGCCCAGGCCTCCAATGGATTCCAGACGAATCTCAAAGAATCCCAGTTCATTTACTATTGGCAATTGTACCACCGACATAACCCCTTTCTTAGTACATCCTTTTGACTTTTTCAACGATTGTAACTTGATTTTGCAAGCCGCGAAGTGACATATCTTGCATTTTCCACGCTCAGGAAATCACAGTTCTTTATAGATTTATGCAGGTTTCTTTATACGCGACAGTGCGGTGTTATTTCAATAGAAGGAAAGCTTCCATGAAAACGACAAAATGTGAAAATTCTGTGTAATCCCGCACTCTCCCAAGCAAACTGTGGATGAGATGTCATCCTTAATTTAGCAATAAAATTAAAAATTAAGATGTTAAAAATATCACAGAAATAATGATATATATCACAGGTGCCTGCTGCCAAAAGAAAGAAACTCCTGTCCATTCAAGGAAGGAGTTCCATCTTCATTGCTATAATCTTTTAATAGGCCCACCAGTTGCCTGACATGACAATCATCGAGAACAGCTTGAGGCTGTCTTCATAATAGTCCTCTGCTGCGCTGTGCGCCGTATGGCTCCAGAGGGAGTTCAGCCAGCTCTGGTTCGCGGATGAGGTCATTGCGCCTACACCGAAGGGGCCGTAAAAGGCTCCGCTGTTGTAGCTGCCAAAGGTGGTTCCGTCCAGCTTGTAGCCATCCTTGATATTGCCCGGCGTGCCTCCTGTCTTGGCCTTAATCCAGGTGTTGAGTTGGTTCAGCTGGGATAAAGCGCGGTTATCACCGGTGAGCAGATAATCGGTGGTAATCCGCCATGGCACCCGGCAGGAATTATAGTTGTAATCCCCGTCACGCTGAGATTCCAGGAAATTCGCGGCAGCAGGCTTATAGGTATTGTTAGAATAGACTACGAAGTCAGGAAGCAGACCGGTTGTGGAGCTATAACCCGTATAGAGGCTGTTGATTAAGGTGTAGGTCTTGTTCGTTACATTCTGCCAGCGGGCATCCCCGGTAGCGGCCTGGAAGGCTTTGAAATGGTTCACCATGAAATCCGACGGGCGGGTGGCTGTGTTATAGGAGCCGCTGGTCGCCCAGTCTCCGAGACGGATCGTCCACTGGGACTGATTGATGTCATTATTCATGATGGCATTGATGATATTGGTCGCGGCCTGCAAGTAGTTAACGGTCCCGCTGCTTCCCCATTGCTTGTGGGCGAGCAGCAGGGAGTAGGCAATATCCATGTCGCCGTCTGTAGCCGAATTCTGGCCTTCGACATTCTGGAAGCTGCTGTTCTGCTTCCAGGACATCAGGTAAGGATTAATAGAGCTCGGGTGTGCGGTGTAATAATTATAGAGTCCATTATAATAGTTCTGCGCGTTAGCGTCATAGCCGGCCATCAGGACGGTGAACAGCATCCCGTAGCCCTGAGCTTCCGATACGGTCTCCCCGGCTGAATTATATTTCACATAATACTTGCCGGTGCCAGCCGGTTTGAGGTATGCGCCTTTCCATGCGTCCCATTTGGTCTTAACAGCGTTATCCATGACTGTCTGCGTGACATTGTTCGGCTTGATGGTTCCGCTCGTGTAGGTTGTGTGCTGGGGGAACGGCTTGTTGACTGCTGCGAAGGCGGACCCGGCAGGCAGGATGAACATGGCCACACATAAAAGCATCAGACTTGTCAAATGCAGCTTGCGCCTCGCTGGTTTGTTCATAACTCTATCACTCCTCATAAGTTTGGTAGATGCCGTATAGATTTGCTGGTAAAGTGAACAGACAACTGCGGAAAAGCTCACCTCCTCCTTCGAGTGTGGCGGCTACAGTAGATAGCGTAGCGGTTATCATGAGCTTGAGGACGAATTTTAAAGCGCTTATACTTTCGTTGCAAAATCAGGTATCTTTCTTCCAAATCTGTAAAACCTAACATATTTAATATATGATTTCAGAGACTTGCTGTCAATGAGCAGATGGTCGCTCACACGAAAAGCCCTCTCAGGCCTACCGCCGAGTTCACACGGCAGGCCTGAGAGGGCTGACTATATTCCGGTTCTAATGAAATTCATACCAGGTTCTATTCTACATCTGTAATCATGTGCTCCGCAATCAGCTGCTGCTTGCGGTTCCATAGCTGTTCGCTGAGATTCACGCGGAAGACTTCCGGGTTCAGCTTGCGCAGGTACTCCGGCCAGAAGAGGTCGAGCTGCTCCTCATGGTAACGGCGGATCTCCGCCAGCTCCGGCAGAGTATAGACCTGGAATCCGTTCACCACAATCGGCTCCAGCATCCGCACCGCGTCGTAACGCTCCACATGCTTCTTCATATAAGGATGCAGCGGGTTGAACAGCTTCAGCCGGACACCGCTGCGGGGTGCAGGCTCATCGGCGAAGCTGATATAATCAGCCAGCGCCTTGCCGTTCTGGCCGATAATGCGGTAGACTTCCTTTTTGCCGGGCGTAGATACCTTCTCGGGATTGGAAGAGATCTTGATCGTTGGGATCATCTCGCCGCTAGGCGCTTCAATCTCGACCAGCTTGTAGACGCCGCCCAGTGAAGGCTGATCCGAAGCGGTAATCAGTTGGGTTCCGACCCCCCATGTGTCAATTGCCGCCCCTTGTGACTTCAAGTTCATGATGGTGTTCTCATCCAGATCGTTGGAGGCCACAATCTTCACATACTGCAGCCCGGCTTCATCAAGCATCTCGCGTGCCTTGCGGGACAGATAAGCAAGGTCACCGCTGTCCAGCCGGATGCCGTTCATCCGTTTGCCTTGCGCTTCCAGCTTCTTCGCCGTGTTGATCGCATTCGGCACACCGCTGCGCAAGGTATCGAAGGTATCCACCAGCAGCGTCACGCCGTCCGGCATTACTCGCGCGTAGGCGTCGAACGCCTCCTGCTCGCTCGGGAAGCTCTGCACCCAGGAATGGGCATGGGTGCCCTTCGTAGGGATGCCGAACTTTTTGCCGGCCAGCATGTTAGAAGTCGCATGGAAGCCGCCGACATAAGCGGCGCGAGCGCCCCAGACTGCGGCATCCGCTTCCTGCGCGCGGCGCGTTCCGAACTCCAGCAGCGTATCATTCGGGGCCACCTGCTTGATCCGTGACGCCTTGGTAGCAATCAGCGTCTGATAGTTCATGAAGTTCAGAATCGCAGTCTCGACCAGCTGCGCCTCCATAATCGTGCCTTCGACCCGGATCAGCGGTTCATCCTGGAACACCAGGGCCCCTTCCTTCATGGAATGGAGACTGCCCTGGAAATGGAACTGCAGCAGCTCCTCCAGGAAGGCCGGCGCATAGTTCTCCTCCTGCTCCGACAGGTAGCGGATATCCTCTTCTGTGAACCGCAGCTCCGCGATGTACTGGGCGATCCGCTCCAGCCCGGCGAACACGGCGAACCCGTTGCCGAACGGCAGCTTGCGGAAGTAGGCTTCGAACACCGCCCGGCGCTTGTGTGTACCATTCATCCAATGGGCATACATCATATTAATCTGGTATTTGTCTGTATGTAGAGCAAGTTCTCTCCTCAAGTCCTCATCTCCTAGTCGTTACACTGTTGTATTTGGGTTCTGTCTCTGCAGATGTGCTACTGCTCTGTTGCGCCCGTGACGACCTTCGCGCCAAGACTGCCGCGGAAGTGTCCAAGCGCCCACACGTGGCCGTCCGGGTTGAAGCTGGCTACGGCATCCTCATGCACCGTAATCCCGAAGCCGTGGTTGTAGGCATCCACTGCCGTATGCAGCACACAGATATCCGTGCATACCCCGATCAGATGCACCTCGGTAATGCCCCGCTCACGCAGCTTCAGCGCAAGATCCGTGCCGCAGAAGGCGCTGTAACGCGTTTTATCCATCCAGTAGATGGCTTCCCGGTTCGCCTCGTAGACAGCCTTCAGGCTGCCGTACAGCTCACGCCCCTCGCTTCCCCGCAGATTATGCGGCGGAAACAGCTTGGTCTCCGGGTGGTACGGGTCATCCGCTTCATGCAGATCTACAGCCATCACCACATAGTCCTCGCTGCGCACGAATTGCTCCGTCAGTTCACTGACTCGGGGTGCAATATCGATGCCGGGCTGGCCGACAGGCAGGTTCCCGTCAACGAAATCATTCGTGAAATCAATTACAATCAGTGCTCTCATGGTAGGATAGCCTCCTAAAAGGTTAATGGGCCTGCACTTCCCGGCAGCTTACGTATAAATGGATAATAACGGCTCATGGTCCGTGAACATATAGAGCTGTGCCGGGCGCTGGGAGTATTGATTGGAGCTGAGCGGATTCCCCGCTTCATCGCTCACTTCTTTTAATATACCCTGACGGCTGCGTGTTGACGTAATTTTGCGGATAAAATTCGGTTCTTTGAATTCGGGCACCACCGTCTGAATCACCTGGTACAGCTCGCTCAGCGTGAAATGGCGCGGCAGAAACTGCCGGGCAATCGTCGTCTGCAGCATCTGCTGCTGAATCCGCAGGTAGGCATCGGTAATAATATCATGGTGGTCAAAAGCCAGCTCCAGCTCCTCCAGCGCTTCCTGCAGTGTGAACAGGCCCACCTCGCCTGCATCATCCGAGGCCTGCCGCTGCTCCAGCATCCACTCTTCCACCAGTGCAAAGAAGGCATGGCTGATAATCCAGCCGCGCGGATCCCGGCCCGGCTGGCTGTAGACGCCGAGATATTCCAAATGCCCGCCGTCCACGCCGGTCTCTTCCTTCAGCTCGCGCGTAGCGGCATCATAGATCGATTCATCCTCCTGGCAAAAGCCGCCCGGCAGGGCCCACATGCCCGCACACGGCCATTTTTTGCGCCGGACCAGCATCACCTTCAGCTCGCGCAGCGGCAGCGTCTTCGTGACGGTCTTCCGCTCGCGCTTGGTCAGTGTAAACATGACAATATCCGCCGGAACGCCATCCGGAGTGCGGTACTTCTTGGCGTTATAGGTTTGTTCCGCGTTCTCAGTCACTATAGATCATCCTTTGCCGCAGCTATTGTTTGTTGTTCGTATCTTTTAATGTACCAAACCTGTGCGCCCAAAATCAACCGGAGCCGGCCCGCTGACTATGTAAAAAGGGACGGATTCACATCCGCCCCCGGGGTGTTCTGCCTTAATCTCCGCATGTAGAGGGCGGCGCTTCAGTGCCTGCTTCCACATTGATTTTATCCGAAACGGTATCCCTGATCACTGAAATCACCATCTGCAGCAGATAATTGATGTCGCTCTGGCTCTGCTGGAACTCATTCACGACCGGGATACTGTCGATTTCATCCTGCAGCTCTTCAATCTCACGTTCAATCTTCGCGACCATCGCCTGGTTCTTGAAGCTCTCGAACGCCACGATCTCCTTCTGCTTCTTCTTAATCGTAGCAATGAGTCCCTGCACACGCTCGTGATTCAGAATCTTCTGCTCGGCCTGCTGGAAATGGCGGACCTCCTCACTGGTGGAGATGAGTGCAGCCAAGTCCTTCGCCTTGCCCATAATATCTTCGCGGACAATTAAATCCCGGGTATTGTGGGTCTGCATGCCATATTCATTCAGTCGTGCTTCTTCCTGGCTCATTCTTCTCGCCTCATTTCTCTATAATTAGAGGACCGCTGCGGCTTCCGCCTGATAGTCCCCCTGGATGTACCAAGTCTTCGCGCCGGTAATGCTCACCTGCACCAGCGTGCCAATCAGGGAGGACGGGCCTTCAAAATGCACCAACTTACTGTCACGGGTACGTCCGGCCAGCATCCGGGCATTATTCTTGCTCGTACCTTCCACCAATACCTCCACCCGCTGGCCCAGCATCCGCTCATTCCCCAGACGGCTCTGCTCCTTGATCAGATCATTCAGACGCTGGAGACGCGCGCTCTTGACCTCTGGCGGAACATTATCGTCCATCCCAGCTGCCGGAGTCCCTTCACGCGGAGAATAAATGAAGGTATACGCCATATCATACCCTACTTCGCGCACCAGGGACAGTGTCTCCTCGAACTGCTCCTCCGTCTCACCGGGGAAGCCGACGATAATATCGGTAGTCAGCACCGCATCCGGCACGCCTGCCTTAATCTTACGGACCAGCTCCAGATAGGCTTCCCGGGTATATTTGCGGCTCATCCGCTTTAGCACGGCTGTACTTCCTGACTGCACCGGCAGATGGATATGCTCCACCAGATTGCCGCCTTTGCCCAGCACATGAATTAATTGTTCGTCAAAATCACGCGGATGCGAGGTCATGAACCGGATACGCGGAATATCAATCCCCCGCATGTCGTCCATCAGGTCGCCGAAGGTATAATCAATGTCCGTAAAATCCTTGCCGTAGGCGTTCACGTTCTGCCCCAGCAGCGTTACTTCCTTGAAGCCCTGGCGGGCCAGCTCCCGCACCTCGGCAATGACATCCTCCGGACGTCTGCTCCGCTCCTTCCCCCGGGTGAACGGCACAATACAGTAGGTGCAGAACTTGTCGCAGCCATACATAATATTCACCCAGGCGCGCAGACCCTCCCGCTTCTTCGGCAGATTCTCAATGATGTCGCCCTCCTTGGACCAGACCTCAATGACCAGCTCGCGGCTGAACACCGCTTCCTTAATCAGCTCCGGCAGGCGGTGGATGTTATGTGTGCCAAAGATCAGATCCACGAAGCCGTACCGGCTCATGATCCGGTTGACCACGCCCTCCTCCTGGGACATACAGCCGCAGATCCCCAGGAGCAGGCCGGGCTTCTCGAGCTTCAGTGTTTTGAGATGGCCCAGCTCTCCGAATACCTTATCCTCCGCATTCTCGCGGATCGCGCATGTATTAAGTAGTATAATATCAGCTTCGCTGCGGT is part of the Paenibacillus sp. FSL M7-0420 genome and harbors:
- a CDS encoding 2-oxoacid:acceptor oxidoreductase family protein, giving the protein MVQLPIVNELGFFEIRLESIGGLGANLAGKMLAEAGVVGAGLNGVSFSSYGSEKKGSAVKAHIRFCDMDTHIRDTSPVERPHVVGVFHEALAKTVNVTSGIHEHSTVLVNSAKTPEELRELLKMKAGTIAVIDATSIALKEKNRVNMAMLGALFRLCPFLDTDIMKGVIEKSLGKKYPQAVQSAITTFERGYNEVKFMQFELAAGDSMPEYVRSDISALGYETQPMGGTITNPGSSFLKNLSISRSGMLPAFEIESCINCAQCDTVCPDQCFVWEERLDRKGRSQMFLLGIDYQYCKGCLKCIGACPTSALSSMREKEGYADSHAVKHQFDLVTPV
- a CDS encoding glycosyl hydrolase family 8; translated protein: MNKPARRKLHLTSLMLLCVAMFILPAGSAFAAVNKPFPQHTTYTSGTIKPNNVTQTVMDNAVKTKWDAWKGAYLKPAGTGKYYVKYNSAGETVSEAQGYGMLFTVLMAGYDANAQNYYNGLYNYYTAHPSSINPYLMSWKQNSSFQNVEGQNSATDGDMDIAYSLLLAHKQWGSSGTVNYLQAATNIINAIMNNDINQSQWTIRLGDWATSGSYNTATRPSDFMVNHFKAFQAATGDARWQNVTNKTYTLINSLYTGYSSTTGLLPDFVVYSNNTYKPAAANFLESQRDGDYNYNSCRVPWRITTDYLLTGDNRALSQLNQLNTWIKAKTGGTPGNIKDGYKLDGTTFGSYNSGAFYGPFGVGAMTSSANQSWLNSLWSHTAHSAAEDYYEDSLKLFSMIVMSGNWWAY
- a CDS encoding nicotinate phosphoribosyltransferase, translated to MRRELALHTDKYQINMMYAHWMNGTHKRRAVFEAYFRKLPFGNGFAVFAGLERIAQYIAELRFTEEDIRYLSEQEENYAPAFLEELLQFHFQGSLHSMKEGALVFQDEPLIRVEGTIMEAQLVETAILNFMNYQTLIATKASRIKQVAPNDTLLEFGTRRAQEADAAVWGARAAYVGGFHATSNMLAGKKFGIPTKGTHAHSWVQSFPSEQEAFDAYARVMPDGVTLLVDTFDTLRSGVPNAINTAKKLEAQGKRMNGIRLDSGDLAYLSRKAREMLDEAGLQYVKIVASNDLDENTIMNLKSQGAAIDTWGVGTQLITASDQPSLGGVYKLVEIEAPSGEMIPTIKISSNPEKVSTPGKKEVYRIIGQNGKALADYISFADEPAPRSGVRLKLFNPLHPYMKKHVERYDAVRMLEPIVVNGFQVYTLPELAEIRRYHEEQLDLFWPEYLRKLNPEVFRVNLSEQLWNRKQQLIAEHMITDVE
- a CDS encoding cysteine hydrolase family protein, which translates into the protein MRALIVIDFTNDFVDGNLPVGQPGIDIAPRVSELTEQFVRSEDYVVMAVDLHEADDPYHPETKLFPPHNLRGSEGRELYGSLKAVYEANREAIYWMDKTRYSAFCGTDLALKLRERGITEVHLIGVCTDICVLHTAVDAYNHGFGITVHEDAVASFNPDGHVWALGHFRGSLGAKVVTGATEQ
- a CDS encoding NUDIX domain-containing protein; amino-acid sequence: MTENAEQTYNAKKYRTPDGVPADIVMFTLTKRERKTVTKTLPLRELKVMLVRRKKWPCAGMWALPGGFCQEDESIYDAATRELKEETGVDGGHLEYLGVYSQPGRDPRGWIISHAFFALVEEWMLEQRQASDDAGEVGLFTLQEALEELELAFDHHDIITDAYLRIQQQMLQTTIARQFLPRHFTLSELYQVIQTVVPEFKEPNFIRKITSTRSRQGILKEVSDEAGNPLSSNQYSQRPAQLYMFTDHEPLLSIYT
- a CDS encoding RicAFT regulatory complex protein RicA family protein yields the protein MSQEEARLNEYGMQTHNTRDLIVREDIMGKAKDLAALISTSEEVRHFQQAEQKILNHERVQGLIATIKKKQKEIVAFESFKNQAMVAKIEREIEELQDEIDSIPVVNEFQQSQSDINYLLQMVISVIRDTVSDKINVEAGTEAPPSTCGD
- the miaB gene encoding tRNA (N6-isopentenyl adenosine(37)-C2)-methylthiotransferase MiaB, translated to MAKGSKDYGQYFDFTDAKIISETEGKTTYRIKGRNVQINSQPDYKEGKRRGKEEIEVLYHFDIPPEMADFGAGKSYHITTYGCQMNEHDTETMKGMLEQLGYRAAEDRSEADIILLNTCAIRENAEDKVFGELGHLKTLKLEKPGLLLGICGCMSQEEGVVNRIMSRYGFVDLIFGTHNIHRLPELIKEAVFSRELVIEVWSKEGDIIENLPKKREGLRAWVNIMYGCDKFCTYCIVPFTRGKERSRRPEDVIAEVRELARQGFKEVTLLGQNVNAYGKDFTDIDYTFGDLMDDMRGIDIPRIRFMTSHPRDFDEQLIHVLGKGGNLVEHIHLPVQSGSTAVLKRMSRKYTREAYLELVRKIKAGVPDAVLTTDIIVGFPGETEEQFEETLSLVREVGYDMAYTFIYSPREGTPAAGMDDNVPPEVKSARLQRLNDLIKEQSRLGNERMLGQRVEVLVEGTSKNNARMLAGRTRDSKLVHFEGPSSLIGTLVQVSITGAKTWYIQGDYQAEAAAVL